The Euphorbia lathyris chromosome 2, ddEupLath1.1, whole genome shotgun sequence genome includes a window with the following:
- the LOC136218719 gene encoding phosphate transporter PHO1 gives MVKFSKQLEAQLIPEWKEAFVNYWQLKKQIKKIKLSQIPKQPPQLDHEFGRSIRFLAHKFSKTFFCSGDASSEIIQVRSKTMEGGNEDVYYQTELLQLFSEEDEVKVFFERLDDELNKVNQFYKAREMELLERGTLLNKQLDILTDLKRLLTNRRRKPGFLPPSNSWSSSPRNSDFSETTNESSNETNGEASETEEVIASLEKNGVSFINSATRSKSKKGSTKMALRIDVPATNPTRTISAITSMLWEDLVNNPKKEGPTDFVNRKKIQCAEKMIRGAFVELYRGLGLLKTYSSLNMLAFTKILKKFDKVSNQQASASYLKAVKRSHFISSDKVVRLTDEVESIFTKHFANNDRKKAMKFLRPQQQKESHMVTFFVGLFTGCFVSLFSVYAILAHLSGIFRPNTGRISYVETVYPVFSVFALLSLHLFMYGCNLFMWKNTRINYNFIFEFQPTTALKYRDAFLICTTFMTSVVSAMVIHLLLRANGFLPNHVDAIPAILLLIFLALLICPFDFFYRPTRYCFLRVLRNIVCSPFYKVLMVDFFMADQLTSQIPLLRHLESTACYFLAGSFRTHEYGTCKNGRLYRELAYVISFLPYYWRAMQCARRWFDECDVNHLANMGKYVSAMVAAGARLTYARQENQLWFGIVLVTSVSATVYQLYWDFVKDWGLLNPKSKNLWLRDDLILKNKAIYYISIALNIVLRVAWVETVMRFHFGIVESRMLDFFLASLEVIRRGHWNFYRLENEHLNNVGKFRAVKAVPLPFRETDSDG, from the exons GTGAGAAGCAAAACAATGGAGGGTGGGAATGAAGATGTATACTATCAAACTGAGCTTCTTCAGCTCTTTTCTGAGGAAGACGAG gTGAAGGTGTTTTTTGAAAGATTGGATGATGAACTAAACAAAGTAAACCAGTTTTACAAAGCTAGAGAAATGGAGCTACTTGAAAGAGGAACCCTTCTTAATAAGCAGCTCGACATTCTAACCGATCTCAAGCGACTTCTCACTAACCGCCGCCGCAAGCCTGGATTTCTCCCTCCTTCCAATTCTTGGTCTTCTTCTCCTCGGAATTCTGATTTTTCTG AGACAACAAATGAATCATCGAATGAAACTAACGGAGAAGCCTCGGAAACGGAAGAAGTAATAGCATCATTAGAGAAAAATGGAGTGAGTTTTATTAACTCGGCAACGAGGTCGAAATCGAAGAAAGGAAGTACAAAAATGGCACTGAGGATAGACGTTCCAGCAACAAATCCAACAAGAACAATATCAGCAATAACATCAATGCTTTGGGAAGATTTGGTTAATAATCCTAAAAAAGAAGGACCAACTGATTTCGTTAACAGAAAGAAGATACAATGTGCTGAAAAGATGATCCGAGGTGCTTTTGTGGAGCTCTACCGAGGCCTTGGCTTACTCAAAACTTACAG CTCCCTCAACATGCTGGCTTTTACAAAAATACTTAAGAAATTTGATAAG gtATCAAACCAGCAGGCATCAGCAAGCTATCTAAAAGCAGTGAAGAGATCTCATTTCATTAGCTCCGATAAG GTTGTGAGACTAACAGATGAAGTGGAGTCCATATTTACAAAGCACTTCGCCAACAATGACAGGAAAAAGGCAATGAAGTTTTTAAGACCCCAGCAACAAAAGGAGTCTCACATGGTTACCTTTTTTGTTG GGTTGTTTACAGGATGTTTCGTGTCTCTGTTTAGTGTATATGCAATATTGGCGCATTTATCTGGCATTTTTAGGCCTAATACTGGAAGAATATCCTATGTCGAAACTGTCTACCCTGTTTTCAG TGTGTTTGCATTGTTAAGCTTGCACTTGTTCATGTACGGATGCAATCTATTCATGTGGAAGAACACCAGAATCAATTATAATTTCATATTTGAATTCCAACCAACTACTGCTCTCAAGTACAGAGATGCTTTTCTCATTTGCACTACTTTCATGACCTCTGTTGTCTCTGCTATGGTTATTCATCTTCTCTTAAGGGCTAATGGCTTTTTACCTAACCATGTTGATGCCATTCCTGCTATTCTTCTCCTT ATTTTCTTGGCCTTGCTCATTTGCCCTTTTGACTTCTTTTATCGCCCAACACGTTACTGCTTCCTTCGTGTTCTTCGCAACATAGTCTGCTCTCCATTTTATAAGGTTCTAATGGTCGACTTTTTCATGGCTGATCAACTTACTAGTCAG ATTCCACTGCTGAGACACTTGGAATCTACTGCATGCTACTTCCTAGCTGGGAGTTTCAGAACACATGAATATGGAACTTGTAAAAATGGAAGGCTATATAGGGAACTTGCCTATGTTATTTCTTTCTTGCCATACTATTGGCGAGCTATGCAG TGTGCGAGAAGATGGTTTGATGAGTGTGATGTGAACCATTTGGCAAACATGGGAAAGTATGTCTCAGCCATGGTGGCCGCTGGTGCTAGACTAACTTATGCTAGGCAGGAGAATCAACTTTGGTTCGGTATCGTTTTAGTTACTTCTGTTTCTGCAACAGTTTATCAATTATACTGGGATTTTGTTAAGGATTGGGGTCTTCTCAACCCTAAATCTAAGAACTTGTGGCTCAGAGATGATTTAATCTTGAAGAATAAGGCCATCTACTACATTTCCATT GCCTTGAACATAGTTCTGAGAGTTGCTTGGGTGGAGACTGTGATGCGATTCCATTTTGGTATCGTCGAGTCGAGGATGTTGGACTTCTTCTTGGCTTCCTTGGAGGTTATTCGGAGAGGTCATTGGAATTTCTACAG GTTGGAGAATGAGCATCTGAACAATGTTGGCAAGTTCAGGGCAGTCAAAGCAGTTCCCTTGCCATTCCGTGAAACGGATTCCGATGGCTGA